The following coding sequences lie in one Cloeon dipterum chromosome 1, ieCloDipt1.1, whole genome shotgun sequence genomic window:
- the sav gene encoding uncharacterized protein sav isoform X1: MLSRKKDTRKIKEGVVGKYVKKETPPDLPVTNVWTNETASKRPSVFRLSSFQQQNHPSGAVPQQRFSVGRMSQQTGSLSSLEGRFTPSSSMPDLAQRFNNLSMGCEPSPRMSGSVYGGGLVPSMSHTYINQYTGSDFSLDRQRSSQVTPTNYVQEIPEPIDRRYTIRHELPYSENASAIYTNQIEDYGIPPYQQVWIYFYFYRILYFNLLQMLAPLAPVTLHHSAPNMHLAGASTAGVQQDPNSSPGQLSQDSSEELPLPPGWSVDFTMRGRKYYIDHNTKTTHWSHPLEKEGLPTGWERIESHESGVYYVNHITRQAQYEHPCAPHYIYQTEVRIQTNLPPRMVTQLPPPRHTHFHPHSVLVPPNPFLNQEIPRWLVVYFMAAHEFDHKLLWEMFKLSDLDSFDAYLKRLYKEGLEEIVMRYETYRSALLCEMDRRLSEQHRVTITEIDSLKEVALSQNIETKV, encoded by the exons ATGCTGTCCAGAAAAAAAGACACGCGTAAAATCAAGGAGGGTGTAGTTGGGAAGTACGTGAAGAAAGAAACCCCACCTGACCTACCTG TTACCAATGTGTGGACCAATGAGACGGCAAGCAAGAGGCCATCAGTGTTTCGACTGAGCAGCTTTCAGCAGCAG AATCATCCTAGTGGCGCAGTTCCTCAGCAGCGGTTCAGCGTGGGCCGGATGTCGCAGCAAACCGGATCTCTGAGCAGTCTGGAGGGTCGATTCACCCCGAGCAGCTCGATGCCCGACCTGGCCCAGCGGTTCAACAACCTGTCCATGGGGTGCGAGCCGTCGCCCCGAATGTCAGGCTCTGTCTACGGCGGAGGACTCGTGCCCTCCATGAGCCACACCTACATCAACCAGTACACTGGATCAGATTTCAGCCTCGATAGGCAAAGG TCGTCGCAGGTGACACCCACAAATTACGTGCAAGAGATTCCGGAGCCGATCGACAGACGGTACACAATCCGACACGAACTGCCATACAGCGAAAACGCGTCGGCAATCTACACCAACCAGATTGAGGATTATGGCATTCCACCGTACCAACAggtttggatttatttttatttttatagaattttatattttaatttattacagatGCTCGCTCCCCTTGCCCCTGTGACGCTTCACCATTCTGCGCCAAACATGCATTTAGCTGGCGCGTCCACAGCTGGGGTGCAGCAAGATCCTAATAGCTCTCCAG GCCAGTTAAGCCAGGATAGTTCAGAAgagctgccgctgccgcctgGTTGGTCTGTGGACTTCACGATGCGCGGTCGCAAGTACTACATCGACCACAACACCAAGACCACGCACTGGAGTCACCCCCTGGAGAAGGAGGGCCtgccaacgggctgggagcGAATTGAGTCGCACGAGTCTGGAGTTTACTACGTCAA CCACATCACGCGGCAAGCGCAGTACGAGCACCCTTGCGCTCCGCACTACATCTACCAGACGGAGGTGCGGATCCAGACCAACCTCCCACCTAGGATGGTCACGCAGCTACCCCCACCGAGACACACGCACTTCCACCCGCACAGTGTACTAGTTCCTCCCAACCCATTCCTAAATCAAG aaatcCCTCGCTGGTTGGTCGTGTACTTCATGGCTGCGCACGAGTTTGACCACAAGCTGCTGTGGGAGATGTTCAAGTTGTCGGACCTCGACAGCTTTGACGCGTATTTGAAGAGGCTTTACAAAGAGGGCCTCGAAGAAATAGTCATGAGATATGAAACGTACAG ATCGGCGTTGTTATGTGAAATGGACCGGAGACTGTCGGAACAGCATCGGGTGACAATCACCGAGATAGATTCCTTGAAAGAAGTGGCCTTGTCCCAGAATATCGAAACGAAAGTGTGA
- the LOC135947098 gene encoding RNA-binding protein 4.1-like isoform X1 — MSVEICTGANPPLTKIFVGRLPENADPIELRRLFERYGEVTECDILNRYGFVHMKSEEMALEAIRNLDNYNFMGSQISVEQSTGKKGGRGGRGGGPMRGGRGGGRFGGGFGGRGGPPSRGPPYTRELPREYERRGPPSGPPPSRNGYGAGGYEDYDRGANGYEAYGYGAGRQPQTMMAGRERQMGGWGAREAERAPADMMGRPPAPAYDRRPPANGYGDMSRTYAERPAVAPQASMAGAYDRRPMYEARPPADPYTRRTPPPAAGGYAMGGGYDRAPADPYRRYPPAAPHERDMPPRRY; from the exons ATGAGTGTTG AAATCTGCACTGGGGCAAATCCACCTCTGACCAAAATCTTCGTCGGCCGGCTTCCTGAGAACGCTGACCCAATCGAGCTGCGACGCTTGTTTGAGCGCTATGGCGAGGTCACCGAGTGTGACATCCTGAACCGCTACGGATTCGTTCACATGAAGTCGGAGGAAATGGCCCTTGAGGCCATCAGGAATCTCGACAACTACAACTTCATGGGGTCGCAAATCAGTGTTGAG CAATCAACAGGCAAGAAGGGCGGACGCGGAGGCCGCGGCGGTGGTCCCATGCGAGGAGGCCGTGGAGGGGGCAGGTTCGGAGGCGGCTTCGGCGGGCGAGGCGGTCCCCCGAGCAGGGGCCCCCCCTACACCAGGGAGCTCCCGAGGGAGTACGAACGGCGCGGTCCTCCCAGCGGCCCGCCACCGTCCAGGAACGGATACGGCGCCGGCGGCTACGAGGACTACGACAGGGGCGCCAACGGCTACGAGGCTTACGGCTACGGTGCGGGCAGACAGCCGCAGACAATGATGGCTGGCAGGGAAAG GCAAATGGGCGGCTGGGGAGCCCGCGAGGCTGAGCGCGCCCCTGCTGACATGATGGGACGGCCGCCGGCGCCGGCATACGACCGCAGACCCCCGGCCAACGGCTACGGCGACATGAGTCGCACCTACGCCGAGCGACCGGCCGTGGCACCGCAGGCCAGCATGGCCGGAGCCTACGACAGACGCCCCATGTACGAGGCGAGACCACCCGCCGACCCCTACACGCGTAGGACGCCGCCGCCAGCTGCTGGTGGCTACGCCATGGGCGGAGG ATACGACAGAGCACCTGCTGACCCATACAGACG CTACCCACCTGCAGCTCCCCACGAGAGGGACATGCCGCCTCGACGTTACTAG
- the LOC135947098 gene encoding RNA-binding protein 4.1-like isoform X2, with amino-acid sequence MSVEICTGANPPLTKIFVGRLPENADPIELRRLFERYGEVTECDILNRYGFVHMKSEEMALEAIRNLDNYNFMGSQISVEQSTGKKGGRGGRGGGPMRGGRGGGRFGGGFGGRGGPPSRGPPYTRELPREYERRGPPSGPPPSRNGYGAGGYEDYDRGANGYEAYGYGAGRQPQTMMAGRERQMGGWGAREAERAPADMMGRPPAPAYDRRPPANGYGDMSRTYAERPAVAPQASMAGAYDRRPMYEARPPADPYTRRTPPPAAGGYAMGGGYDRAPADPYRRLY; translated from the exons ATGAGTGTTG AAATCTGCACTGGGGCAAATCCACCTCTGACCAAAATCTTCGTCGGCCGGCTTCCTGAGAACGCTGACCCAATCGAGCTGCGACGCTTGTTTGAGCGCTATGGCGAGGTCACCGAGTGTGACATCCTGAACCGCTACGGATTCGTTCACATGAAGTCGGAGGAAATGGCCCTTGAGGCCATCAGGAATCTCGACAACTACAACTTCATGGGGTCGCAAATCAGTGTTGAG CAATCAACAGGCAAGAAGGGCGGACGCGGAGGCCGCGGCGGTGGTCCCATGCGAGGAGGCCGTGGAGGGGGCAGGTTCGGAGGCGGCTTCGGCGGGCGAGGCGGTCCCCCGAGCAGGGGCCCCCCCTACACCAGGGAGCTCCCGAGGGAGTACGAACGGCGCGGTCCTCCCAGCGGCCCGCCACCGTCCAGGAACGGATACGGCGCCGGCGGCTACGAGGACTACGACAGGGGCGCCAACGGCTACGAGGCTTACGGCTACGGTGCGGGCAGACAGCCGCAGACAATGATGGCTGGCAGGGAAAG GCAAATGGGCGGCTGGGGAGCCCGCGAGGCTGAGCGCGCCCCTGCTGACATGATGGGACGGCCGCCGGCGCCGGCATACGACCGCAGACCCCCGGCCAACGGCTACGGCGACATGAGTCGCACCTACGCCGAGCGACCGGCCGTGGCACCGCAGGCCAGCATGGCCGGAGCCTACGACAGACGCCCCATGTACGAGGCGAGACCACCCGCCGACCCCTACACGCGTAGGACGCCGCCGCCAGCTGCTGGTGGCTACGCCATGGGCGGAGG ATACGACAGAGCACCTGCTGACCCATACAGACG CCTCTACTAA
- the sav gene encoding protein salvador homolog 1 isoform X2, which yields MLSRKKDTRKIKEGVVGKYVKKETPPDLPVTNVWTNETASKRPSVFRLSSFQQQNHPSGAVPQQRFSVGRMSQQTGSLSSLEGRFTPSSSMPDLAQRFNNLSMGCEPSPRMSGSVYGGGLVPSMSHTYINQYTGSDFSLDRQRSSQVTPTNYVQEIPEPIDRRYTIRHELPYSENASAIYTNQIEDYGIPPYQQMLAPLAPVTLHHSAPNMHLAGASTAGVQQDPNSSPGQLSQDSSEELPLPPGWSVDFTMRGRKYYIDHNTKTTHWSHPLEKEGLPTGWERIESHESGVYYVNHITRQAQYEHPCAPHYIYQTEVRIQTNLPPRMVTQLPPPRHTHFHPHSVLVPPNPFLNQEIPRWLVVYFMAAHEFDHKLLWEMFKLSDLDSFDAYLKRLYKEGLEEIVMRYETYRSALLCEMDRRLSEQHRVTITEIDSLKEVALSQNIETKV from the exons ATGCTGTCCAGAAAAAAAGACACGCGTAAAATCAAGGAGGGTGTAGTTGGGAAGTACGTGAAGAAAGAAACCCCACCTGACCTACCTG TTACCAATGTGTGGACCAATGAGACGGCAAGCAAGAGGCCATCAGTGTTTCGACTGAGCAGCTTTCAGCAGCAG AATCATCCTAGTGGCGCAGTTCCTCAGCAGCGGTTCAGCGTGGGCCGGATGTCGCAGCAAACCGGATCTCTGAGCAGTCTGGAGGGTCGATTCACCCCGAGCAGCTCGATGCCCGACCTGGCCCAGCGGTTCAACAACCTGTCCATGGGGTGCGAGCCGTCGCCCCGAATGTCAGGCTCTGTCTACGGCGGAGGACTCGTGCCCTCCATGAGCCACACCTACATCAACCAGTACACTGGATCAGATTTCAGCCTCGATAGGCAAAGG TCGTCGCAGGTGACACCCACAAATTACGTGCAAGAGATTCCGGAGCCGATCGACAGACGGTACACAATCCGACACGAACTGCCATACAGCGAAAACGCGTCGGCAATCTACACCAACCAGATTGAGGATTATGGCATTCCACCGTACCAACAg atGCTCGCTCCCCTTGCCCCTGTGACGCTTCACCATTCTGCGCCAAACATGCATTTAGCTGGCGCGTCCACAGCTGGGGTGCAGCAAGATCCTAATAGCTCTCCAG GCCAGTTAAGCCAGGATAGTTCAGAAgagctgccgctgccgcctgGTTGGTCTGTGGACTTCACGATGCGCGGTCGCAAGTACTACATCGACCACAACACCAAGACCACGCACTGGAGTCACCCCCTGGAGAAGGAGGGCCtgccaacgggctgggagcGAATTGAGTCGCACGAGTCTGGAGTTTACTACGTCAA CCACATCACGCGGCAAGCGCAGTACGAGCACCCTTGCGCTCCGCACTACATCTACCAGACGGAGGTGCGGATCCAGACCAACCTCCCACCTAGGATGGTCACGCAGCTACCCCCACCGAGACACACGCACTTCCACCCGCACAGTGTACTAGTTCCTCCCAACCCATTCCTAAATCAAG aaatcCCTCGCTGGTTGGTCGTGTACTTCATGGCTGCGCACGAGTTTGACCACAAGCTGCTGTGGGAGATGTTCAAGTTGTCGGACCTCGACAGCTTTGACGCGTATTTGAAGAGGCTTTACAAAGAGGGCCTCGAAGAAATAGTCATGAGATATGAAACGTACAG ATCGGCGTTGTTATGTGAAATGGACCGGAGACTGTCGGAACAGCATCGGGTGACAATCACCGAGATAGATTCCTTGAAAGAAGTGGCCTTGTCCCAGAATATCGAAACGAAAGTGTGA
- the Lst8 gene encoding target of rapamycin complex subunit lst8 codes for MIGGEEGCVGDSSETVILATGGYDHTIKLWQAHTGNCQRTLQNPESQVNALEITPDRQRIAAAGYQHVRIYDINGSINTAAVNCEGLTKNVTSVGFQEDGKWMYTGGEDCSARIWDLRKGSMQCQRIFQVSAPVNCVCLHPNQAELIVGDQSGIIHIWDLKTDHNEQLIPETDAAILSMAVDPLGSFLAAVNNKGRCFIWELGGGTTEEPTRLIPKHKLEAHKRHALKCRFSPDSQMLVTTSADQTAKIWGTEKFENPQELTCDAQRWVWDAAFSLDSQYVVTASSDGVARLWDVAEGSIKREYTGHQKAITALALEDVARD; via the exons ATGATCGGCGGCGAGGAGGGCTGCGTCGGCGACTCGAGCGAGACGGTGATTTTGGCCACGGGTGGCTACGACCACACCATCAAATTGTGGCAAGCACACACTGGCAACTGCCAGAGGACTCTCCAAAATCCAGAATCT CAAGTCAATGCACTTGAAATAACTCCAGACCGACAGCGCATTGCGGCAGCAG GCTACCAGCACGTCCGCATTTACGATATAAACGGCTCGATCAACACCGCAGCCGTGAACTGCGAAGGCCTAACCAAAAACGTAACGTCTGTCGGCTTTCAAGAAGATGGCAAGTGGATGTACACCGGCGGCGAAGACTGCAGTGCCCGCATTTGGGATCTGCGCAAAGGCTCCATGCAGTGCCAGAGAATATTCCAAGTTTCGGCGCCGGTCAACTGCGTCTGCCTGCACCCGAACCAGGCTGAACTGATCGTTGGCGACCAGAGCGGCATTATCCACATATGGGACCTGAAAACTGACCACAATGAGCAGCTG ATCCCCGAGACGGATGCTGCAATTTTATCAATGGCCGTGGACCCACTTGGATCATTCCTGGCAGCAGTGAACAACAAGGGTCGCTGCTTCATTTGGGAACTGGGCGGTGGCACGACCGAAGAGCCGACGCGTCTCATCCCCAAACACAAACTGGAGGCCCACAAACGACACGCCCTCAAGTGCCGATTCAGTCCGGACTCTCA gatgCTAGTCACTACCTCTGCAGACCAAACGGCGAAGATTTGGGGGACGGAAAAGTTCGAAAATCCGCAGGAGCTTACCTGCGATGCCCAGCGCTGGGTCTGGGACGCTGCCTTTAGTTTGGACTCGCAATACGTCGTCACAG CTTCCTCGGACGGCGTGGCTCGGCTGTGGGACGTGGCTGAGGGATCAATTAAGAGGGAGTACACTGGCCACCAAAAGGCTATCACCGCCTTAGCTTTGGAGGACGTCGCCAGGgattaa
- the yip2 gene encoding 3-ketoacyl-CoA thiolase, mitochondrial — protein sequence MSSLTKGIFIVAAKRTPFGSYGGKFVNKSAADLQEVAAKAALAAGNVKADSIDHVIVGNVLGATSTDSIYLSRHVSLRVGVPITKPALTVNRLCGSGFQSIVNGAHNISAGDAGVVLTGGVDNMSQSPHMVRGLRFGLPLGASPVMEDSLWAGLTDSYCKMPMAITAENLAEKYKISRDQVEEYALGSQQRWKNAQDNGYFKAEIAPVSVKVKGKEVSIEIDEHPKPAATKEGLAKLPSIFKKGGTVTAGTASGVCDGAGAVVLASEEACSKLNLTPLARLVGYSVVGVEPSIMGIGPAPAISMLLQKAGKSLADIDLVEINEAFAAQTLACAKELKLDTSKLNVNGGAIALGHPLAASGSRITAHLVHELRRRKAKLGIGSACIGGGQGIALLIESIH from the exons ATGTCTTCTCTGACCAAAG GTATTTTTATCGTCGCTGCCAAGCGCACTCCGTTCGGCTCCTACGGAGGCAAATTCGTGAACAAGAGCGCCGCTGACCTGCAGGAGGTGGCCGCCAAGGCTGCCCTCGCCGCTGGAAATGTTAAGGCCGACTCGATTGACCACGTCATCGTGGGAAATGTTCTCGGC GCTACGTCGACCGACTCCATCTACCTGTCCAGGCACGTCTCGCTCAGGGTGGGAGTGCCCATCACAAAGCCAGCCCTCACCGTCAACCGCCTGTGCGGCTCAGGATTCCAATCCATTGTCAATGGAGCCCAT AACATTTCGGCCGGAGACGCCGGCGTGGTCCTCACTGGTGGCGTGGACAACATGAGCCAGTCGCCTCACATGGTGCGTGGACTGCGCTTCGGTCTTCCTCTTGGCGCCTCTCCCGTCATGGAGGATTCGCTGTGGGCTGGCCTGACCGACTCCTACTGCAAGATGCCCATGGCCATCACTGCCGAAAATCTGGCTGAAAAGTACAAGATCAGCAGGGACCAGGTCGAGGAATACGCCCTCGGCTCTCAGCAGCGTTGGAAGAACG CCCAAGACAACGGCTATTTCAAGGCTGAGATCGCCCCCGTCAGCGTCAAGGTCAAGGGAAAGGAGGTCAGCATCGAAATCGACGAGCACCCAAAGCCAGCGGCCACCAAGGAGGGCCTCGCCAAGCTGCCTTCCATCTTCAAGAAGGGCGGAACCGTCACTGCTGGAACTGCTTct gGCGTGTGCGATGGCGCCGGAGCCGTCGTTCTGGCGAGCGAGGAGGCATGCTCAAAGCTGAACCTGACGCCACTGGCGCGCCTCGTGGGATACAGCGTGGTCGGTGTGGAGCCCAGCATCATGGGCATCGGTCCTGCACCCGCCATCAGCATGCTGCTGCAGAAAGCCGGAAAGTCTCTGGCCGACATCGACCTCGTCGAg ATCAACGAGGCGTTCGCCGCCCAGACCCTTGCCTGCGCCAAGGAACTGAAGCTGGACACTAGTAAGCTGAACGTGAACGGTGGCGCTATCGCCCTTGGACACCCCTTGGCCGCGTCCGGCTCCAGGATCACCGCCCACCTTGTCCACGAATTGAG gagGAGGAAGGCAAAGCTTGGCATTGGATCCGCTTGCATCGGCGGTGGCCAGGGAATCGCCTTGCTCATCGAGAGCATCCACTAA
- the sav gene encoding protein salvador homolog 1 isoform X3 — MLSRKKDTRKIKEGVVGKYVKKETPPDLPVTNVWTNETASKRPSVFRLSSFQQQNHPSGAVPQQRFSVGRMSQQTGSLSSLEGRFTPSSSMPDLAQRFNNLSMGCEPSPRMSGSVYGGGLVPSMSHTYINQYTGSDFSLDRQRVTPTNYVQEIPEPIDRRYTIRHELPYSENASAIYTNQIEDYGIPPYQQMLAPLAPVTLHHSAPNMHLAGASTAGVQQDPNSSPGQLSQDSSEELPLPPGWSVDFTMRGRKYYIDHNTKTTHWSHPLEKEGLPTGWERIESHESGVYYVNHITRQAQYEHPCAPHYIYQTEVRIQTNLPPRMVTQLPPPRHTHFHPHSVLVPPNPFLNQEIPRWLVVYFMAAHEFDHKLLWEMFKLSDLDSFDAYLKRLYKEGLEEIVMRYETYRSALLCEMDRRLSEQHRVTITEIDSLKEVALSQNIETKV; from the exons ATGCTGTCCAGAAAAAAAGACACGCGTAAAATCAAGGAGGGTGTAGTTGGGAAGTACGTGAAGAAAGAAACCCCACCTGACCTACCTG TTACCAATGTGTGGACCAATGAGACGGCAAGCAAGAGGCCATCAGTGTTTCGACTGAGCAGCTTTCAGCAGCAG AATCATCCTAGTGGCGCAGTTCCTCAGCAGCGGTTCAGCGTGGGCCGGATGTCGCAGCAAACCGGATCTCTGAGCAGTCTGGAGGGTCGATTCACCCCGAGCAGCTCGATGCCCGACCTGGCCCAGCGGTTCAACAACCTGTCCATGGGGTGCGAGCCGTCGCCCCGAATGTCAGGCTCTGTCTACGGCGGAGGACTCGTGCCCTCCATGAGCCACACCTACATCAACCAGTACACTGGATCAGATTTCAGCCTCGATAGGCAAAGG GTGACACCCACAAATTACGTGCAAGAGATTCCGGAGCCGATCGACAGACGGTACACAATCCGACACGAACTGCCATACAGCGAAAACGCGTCGGCAATCTACACCAACCAGATTGAGGATTATGGCATTCCACCGTACCAACAg atGCTCGCTCCCCTTGCCCCTGTGACGCTTCACCATTCTGCGCCAAACATGCATTTAGCTGGCGCGTCCACAGCTGGGGTGCAGCAAGATCCTAATAGCTCTCCAG GCCAGTTAAGCCAGGATAGTTCAGAAgagctgccgctgccgcctgGTTGGTCTGTGGACTTCACGATGCGCGGTCGCAAGTACTACATCGACCACAACACCAAGACCACGCACTGGAGTCACCCCCTGGAGAAGGAGGGCCtgccaacgggctgggagcGAATTGAGTCGCACGAGTCTGGAGTTTACTACGTCAA CCACATCACGCGGCAAGCGCAGTACGAGCACCCTTGCGCTCCGCACTACATCTACCAGACGGAGGTGCGGATCCAGACCAACCTCCCACCTAGGATGGTCACGCAGCTACCCCCACCGAGACACACGCACTTCCACCCGCACAGTGTACTAGTTCCTCCCAACCCATTCCTAAATCAAG aaatcCCTCGCTGGTTGGTCGTGTACTTCATGGCTGCGCACGAGTTTGACCACAAGCTGCTGTGGGAGATGTTCAAGTTGTCGGACCTCGACAGCTTTGACGCGTATTTGAAGAGGCTTTACAAAGAGGGCCTCGAAGAAATAGTCATGAGATATGAAACGTACAG ATCGGCGTTGTTATGTGAAATGGACCGGAGACTGTCGGAACAGCATCGGGTGACAATCACCGAGATAGATTCCTTGAAAGAAGTGGCCTTGTCCCAGAATATCGAAACGAAAGTGTGA